Proteins from a single region of Acidimicrobiia bacterium:
- the dnaJ gene encoding molecular chaperone DnaJ, with protein MKADYYEILGVARDAGADEIKRAFRKLARDTHPDANPDDPSAEARFREVAEAYEVLSDPERRQRYDRGDRVDIGDLFSNLGAFDDLLRSVFGDSGLFGGVRRQDRQRGRDVLVPVEVDLAEAAFGTDSSVAFHAAVTCQNCSGKGAAPGTTADTCSQCGGAGSVRVARRTMFGSMMSIAPCAQCGGTGEIIVTPCLECRGRGTVESERTANVEIPPGVSDGTRLRISGQGEAGARGAAAGDLYVEVRVRPDERFQREGIDLHHPLKVGLAQAALGFEAVVPLLEEGETDLEIPPGTQPGTVFRLAGKGVPRLGRRGRGDLLVHVDVVVPTELDADQESSLRAYAAVAGEEVSRAKRRRKAR; from the coding sequence ATGAAAGCCGATTATTACGAGATCCTGGGCGTAGCCCGAGACGCCGGCGCGGATGAGATCAAGAGGGCTTTTCGGAAGCTGGCCCGGGATACGCACCCGGATGCGAATCCCGATGACCCATCCGCCGAGGCCCGGTTCCGCGAGGTCGCAGAAGCATATGAGGTGTTGTCGGATCCCGAACGACGGCAGCGCTACGATCGCGGCGACCGGGTCGACATCGGCGACCTCTTCTCGAACCTGGGTGCGTTCGACGATCTGCTCCGCTCGGTATTCGGCGACAGCGGCCTGTTCGGCGGTGTGAGACGTCAGGATCGTCAGAGGGGCCGCGACGTCCTGGTCCCGGTTGAAGTCGATCTAGCCGAAGCGGCCTTCGGAACCGACTCATCGGTGGCGTTTCACGCCGCGGTGACCTGCCAGAACTGTTCGGGAAAGGGTGCAGCTCCCGGTACCACCGCCGACACATGCTCTCAGTGCGGTGGAGCCGGATCAGTCCGCGTTGCCAGGCGAACCATGTTCGGGTCCATGATGTCGATCGCGCCGTGCGCCCAATGCGGGGGTACAGGTGAGATCATCGTGACCCCGTGCCTCGAGTGCCGCGGGCGAGGCACGGTGGAGAGCGAACGAACCGCCAACGTTGAGATTCCGCCCGGTGTGTCGGATGGGACGCGTCTTCGAATCTCCGGCCAGGGTGAGGCAGGTGCGCGCGGCGCGGCCGCTGGTGATCTCTATGTTGAGGTCCGGGTGCGTCCGGACGAACGGTTCCAGCGGGAGGGCATCGATCTTCACCACCCGCTCAAGGTCGGCCTGGCGCAGGCGGCGCTCGGTTTTGAAGCCGTGGTGCCGTTGCTCGAAGAGGGTGAGACAGATCTGGAGATCCCGCCCGGCACCCAACCGGGCACCGTCTTCCGGCTGGCAGGCAAGGGCGTACCGCGCCTGGGGCGGCGCGGGCGCGGGGATCTCCTGGTTCACGTCGATGTCGTCGTGCCCACCGAACTCGACGCCGACCAGGAGTCGTCGTTGAGAGCATATGCGGCGGTCGCCGGCGAAGAGGTGTCCAGGGCGAAGCGCAGGCGCAAGGCGCGCTGA
- a CDS encoding transcriptional regulator, whose translation MSETPYNEAVGRRLRSIRKQKGLSLQDVEANSELEFKASVLGAYERGERSLSLPRMQRLASFYGVPVDQLLPRDDLSAQASNHGIPTGGVSIDLNRLERDETTDVVERFMRAIQIMRQDFNGRVLTIRSSDLRLLAGLLHQSEESVVDVLTTLGVEGTA comes from the coding sequence ATGAGCGAAACGCCGTACAACGAAGCTGTCGGTCGGCGCTTGCGGTCGATCCGCAAGCAAAAGGGACTGTCTCTGCAAGACGTGGAGGCCAACTCGGAGCTTGAGTTCAAGGCGTCCGTACTCGGAGCGTACGAACGTGGCGAGCGGAGTCTGTCGCTGCCCAGGATGCAACGCCTGGCATCGTTCTACGGGGTACCGGTGGATCAGTTGCTGCCTCGTGATGATCTCTCGGCGCAAGCATCCAATCACGGTATCCCGACCGGCGGGGTGAGTATCGACCTGAACCGGCTCGAGCGCGACGAAACCACCGATGTGGTGGAACGGTTCATGCGGGCCATTCAAATCATGCGACAAGACTTCAACGGTCGCGTGCTGACGATTCGGTCGAGCGACCTGCGGCTCCTGGCCGGTCTACTCCATCAATCGGAAGAGTCTGTTGTGGACGTCCTGACGACGCTTGGGGTCGAAGGGACCGCCTAA
- a CDS encoding ABC transporter substrate-binding protein: MTRRKTILALLLALMLIASACGGDGGGEATGDPIVIGAIFDLSGPTADVGTPYSEGVLAYIDWLNGEGGIDGRPIEVKHQDYQYDVAQAETLYSQFVSEGAVAFMGWGTGDTEALRTRVTDDEIPFMSASYSEALTNPAETPYNFVVGTSYSDQMRVALKWIDDNFDGHAEISVFHHDSPFGTSPVADGESYISDEGYDMGYAAYPMPGGVTDYIAELSQAQSQGVTHVIVQNVSSPAATLAKNIAEQGLDVTMICLNWCADEGFVNLAGAAAEGVHGVLPFGSPSSGGSGFDIADEWLVDNGSSLDAKGLHFTQGWWSMAAMAEAIKEVVDSGDDVTGPNIKAALESISGFDTGGVTVDIGFSEDSHKGMPGASVFQVEDGIWTKVADELKP; this comes from the coding sequence ATGACCAGACGCAAGACAATCCTTGCTCTGTTGCTGGCGCTGATGCTGATCGCATCCGCGTGCGGTGGGGACGGCGGCGGTGAGGCAACCGGTGATCCGATCGTGATCGGGGCGATCTTCGATCTGTCGGGTCCGACCGCCGACGTCGGCACGCCCTATTCGGAAGGGGTGCTTGCCTACATCGACTGGCTCAACGGCGAGGGGGGCATCGACGGCCGCCCGATCGAAGTCAAGCACCAGGACTACCAGTACGATGTGGCTCAGGCCGAGACCCTCTATTCGCAATTCGTTTCTGAGGGGGCTGTTGCGTTCATGGGGTGGGGTACGGGGGACACCGAAGCTCTCCGCACCCGTGTGACAGACGATGAGATCCCATTCATGTCGGCTTCGTATTCCGAGGCGCTCACCAACCCGGCGGAAACCCCCTACAACTTCGTGGTCGGTACCAGCTACTCCGACCAGATGCGGGTTGCGCTCAAGTGGATCGACGACAATTTCGACGGGCACGCCGAAATCTCAGTGTTCCATCACGACAGCCCATTCGGGACTTCTCCGGTCGCCGACGGTGAGAGCTATATCTCAGACGAGGGCTACGACATGGGATATGCCGCCTATCCGATGCCTGGTGGTGTGACCGATTACATCGCCGAGCTGAGTCAGGCACAGAGCCAGGGTGTCACCCATGTAATCGTGCAGAACGTCTCGAGCCCTGCTGCAACTCTCGCCAAGAACATCGCCGAGCAAGGCCTCGACGTGACCATGATCTGTTTGAACTGGTGTGCGGATGAGGGGTTCGTGAACCTGGCAGGCGCCGCCGCCGAGGGCGTTCACGGCGTTCTCCCGTTCGGCTCGCCGTCCTCGGGAGGTTCGGGCTTCGATATCGCGGACGAGTGGCTCGTTGACAACGGGAGCAGCCTCGATGCGAAGGGCCTGCACTTCACGCAGGGCTGGTGGTCGATGGCTGCGATGGCGGAAGCAATCAAGGAAGTCGTCGATAGCGGGGACGATGTGACCGGTCCCAACATAAAGGCTGCCCTCGAGTCGATCAGTGGATTCGACACAGGAGGAGTCACGGTCGATATCGGGTTCTCCGAAGACAGCCACAAGGGCATGCCCGGTGCAAGCGTCTTCCAGGTCGAAGACGGCATCTGGACGAAGGTAGCCGACGAGTTGAAGCCGTAG
- a CDS encoding branched-chain amino acid ABC transporter permease: MATSTGIYHTTYRREMRLRHTKAEYARLALLAIALVAAPFVLSPFWLATVNAIGIAAIGAIGINILTGFTGLISLAQGAFLAVGAYTTAILVERVGLPTPLGILAAVVVAAAVGAVTGLPAARLKGLYLAIATLAAQQIISYLIRTWDVLTGGVDSLVVPKPRIGGYVVKGDFVWYWIILVFAIIAALAATNLFRIGLGRAFVAIRDQDIAAEVIGVSVTKYKLAAFAISSGFVGLAGALLAHYRGIVTWERFTLDVSILYLAMVIVGGLGSVSGSIYGAAFMIGLRAGISQLGQAMRDVVPSLASQVPAIQRGVFGLVIILFLIFEPRGLARIWERMRDYVRLWPFRY; encoded by the coding sequence ATGGCCACTTCCACCGGTATCTACCACACCACCTACCGCCGGGAGATGCGCCTTCGTCATACGAAGGCGGAGTACGCGCGCCTGGCATTGCTCGCAATCGCTCTCGTGGCTGCTCCGTTCGTGCTGTCGCCTTTCTGGCTGGCAACGGTGAACGCAATAGGTATCGCCGCCATCGGCGCCATCGGTATCAACATCCTGACGGGATTCACCGGGCTGATCAGCCTCGCCCAGGGTGCCTTCCTCGCCGTTGGTGCCTACACAACTGCGATTCTCGTGGAAAGGGTCGGACTGCCGACGCCTCTCGGAATTCTGGCGGCGGTGGTGGTGGCGGCTGCGGTCGGCGCCGTGACGGGACTGCCTGCCGCCAGGCTGAAGGGTCTCTACCTCGCAATCGCAACGCTGGCCGCGCAGCAAATCATCTCGTATCTGATCCGCACCTGGGACGTTCTGACCGGCGGGGTCGACTCCCTCGTCGTTCCCAAGCCTCGTATCGGGGGCTACGTCGTCAAGGGCGACTTCGTCTGGTACTGGATCATCTTGGTGTTCGCCATCATTGCTGCGCTGGCCGCCACGAATCTCTTTCGAATCGGGCTGGGGAGGGCGTTCGTGGCGATCCGCGACCAGGACATCGCCGCCGAGGTCATTGGTGTCTCTGTGACGAAGTACAAGCTGGCGGCTTTCGCGATTTCCTCCGGGTTCGTCGGCCTGGCAGGTGCTCTGTTGGCTCACTACCGGGGCATCGTGACGTGGGAGAGGTTCACTCTCGACGTCTCGATTCTCTACCTGGCGATGGTCATCGTCGGCGGTTTGGGCAGCGTTTCGGGTTCCATCTATGGGGCTGCGTTCATGATCGGGCTCAGGGCCGGAATCTCCCAGCTCGGACAGGCTATGCGAGACGTGGTGCCCTCCCTCGCCAGTCAGGTTCCGGCAATCCAGAGGGGGGTGTTCGGTCTTGTGATCATTCTCTTCCTGATCTTCGAGCCGCGCGGTCTTGCTCGAATCTGGGAGCGAATGCGCGACTACGTCCGGCTGTGGCCCTTCAGGTATTAG
- a CDS encoding AMP-binding protein, translated as MTTAATVPLPAEAGTTTTFPKLLRELAVGETRDEIALQEKRYGIWQSIAWSEYYERVCAFAHGLASLGAGEREIIGVLGDNRPEWLISELAAQALGGATVGIYPTSIGEEVVHILNHARVRFVVAEDQEQVDKLIELEDELETLERVIFYDPRGLELYEHEKLMEFTDVEEAGREFAGSRPGWLDRRIDEGRSGDVAILSTTSGTTGQPKLSMLTHHNLLSMGRSLMEVDPIQRTDRFVSFLPLAWIGEQMMAIACGLQAGFPISFPEEAATVQADMREIGPDVMFSPPRIWESMLSSVQVRISEAGWLKRRAFAWGFEVGEKASEMIVQGRPLPPQLRLRLRFAEWVALRPVRDQLGLTRIQRAYTGGAPLGPDVFRFFHSIGVNLKQIYGQTEICGIAVVHRDSDIAFHTVGTPIPGTEMKLGDDGEILLRSPAVFTGYYRNQTATAEALDGDGWLHTGDAGLIENSGHLVVIDRAKDVMHLPDGTAFSPAFIENKLKFSQFVEEAVTFGGEEPYVAAILTIDGQTVGSWAEQEHLGYTTYTDLAQMDEVYALVAEDVHQANLDLPESARIRRFLLLHKQFDPDDEEITRTRKVRRRTIRERYGRLIEALYTDGQDEVTITSTITYQDGSTVDREVRLKILSMDEFVPSGKRRRYAWSRR; from the coding sequence TTGACGACTGCCGCGACCGTGCCGCTGCCGGCAGAGGCCGGCACCACCACCACATTTCCGAAGCTGCTACGTGAGCTGGCCGTCGGGGAGACCCGAGATGAGATTGCGCTCCAGGAGAAGCGCTACGGGATCTGGCAGTCGATCGCCTGGTCCGAGTACTACGAGCGGGTTTGCGCGTTTGCCCACGGCCTTGCATCCCTCGGTGCCGGTGAGCGAGAGATCATCGGTGTGCTTGGAGACAACCGACCCGAGTGGCTGATCTCGGAGCTTGCCGCCCAGGCGCTCGGTGGCGCCACGGTGGGGATCTACCCGACCTCGATCGGCGAGGAGGTGGTGCACATCCTCAACCACGCCCGTGTGCGCTTTGTCGTTGCCGAGGACCAGGAACAGGTGGACAAGCTCATTGAACTGGAAGACGAACTAGAGACTCTGGAGAGGGTCATCTTCTACGATCCACGCGGCCTCGAACTCTACGAGCACGAGAAACTCATGGAGTTCACCGACGTTGAGGAAGCCGGCAGGGAGTTCGCCGGAAGTCGGCCCGGCTGGCTCGATCGGAGGATCGATGAAGGTCGCAGCGGCGACGTGGCGATTCTCTCGACGACTTCGGGGACCACCGGCCAACCGAAGCTGTCGATGCTCACGCATCACAATCTCCTTTCGATGGGCCGGAGTCTCATGGAGGTGGACCCGATTCAACGCACGGATCGGTTTGTCAGCTTCCTGCCTCTCGCCTGGATCGGCGAGCAGATGATGGCGATTGCCTGCGGTCTCCAAGCCGGCTTCCCGATCAGCTTTCCCGAGGAGGCGGCGACGGTTCAGGCCGACATGCGCGAGATAGGACCCGACGTCATGTTCAGTCCGCCGCGCATCTGGGAGAGCATGCTCTCTTCCGTGCAGGTGCGGATTTCGGAAGCCGGCTGGCTGAAGCGCCGGGCATTCGCATGGGGCTTCGAGGTCGGTGAGAAGGCGTCGGAGATGATCGTTCAGGGGCGGCCACTCCCGCCGCAGTTGCGTTTGCGGCTGCGGTTCGCCGAGTGGGTCGCCCTGCGACCTGTGCGCGATCAACTCGGTCTCACGCGGATTCAGCGGGCGTATACCGGTGGTGCCCCGCTCGGCCCCGATGTGTTTCGATTCTTCCATTCGATCGGCGTCAACCTGAAACAGATCTACGGCCAGACCGAAATATGCGGAATAGCGGTTGTGCATCGAGACAGCGACATCGCCTTCCACACCGTTGGGACACCGATCCCGGGCACCGAAATGAAACTCGGCGACGACGGAGAGATACTGCTGAGATCACCTGCGGTCTTCACCGGTTATTACCGAAATCAGACGGCGACCGCGGAAGCTCTGGACGGCGACGGCTGGCTGCACACCGGAGATGCAGGCTTGATCGAGAACAGCGGTCATCTGGTCGTGATCGACCGTGCGAAGGATGTGATGCATCTCCCGGACGGCACCGCTTTCTCGCCGGCATTCATAGAGAACAAACTCAAGTTCAGTCAGTTTGTCGAAGAAGCCGTCACATTCGGTGGCGAGGAGCCGTACGTGGCCGCAATCCTGACGATCGACGGCCAGACCGTCGGCTCCTGGGCCGAACAGGAACACCTCGGCTATACGACCTATACGGATCTGGCGCAGATGGACGAGGTCTATGCGCTGGTCGCCGAAGACGTCCATCAGGCGAATCTGGATCTGCCCGAGTCGGCGCGGATACGCAGATTCCTGTTGCTCCACAAACAGTTCGACCCGGATGACGAGGAGATCACCCGGACTCGAAAGGTGAGAAGGCGGACCATTCGCGAGCGATACGGACGGTTGATCGAAGCGCTCTACACGGACGGTCAGGATGAGGTGACGATCACATCGACGATCACCTACCAGGACGGTTCAACCGTCGACCGGGAGGTGCGCTTGAAGATCCTCTCCATGGATGAGTTCGTTCCAAGCGGAAAACGGCGCCGATATGCGTGGAGCCGCCGATGA
- a CDS encoding ABC transporter ATP-binding protein, producing MSRAYRFNLNGSKLEPGSLQLEAQGVSLSFGGVQALRDVDLNVRQGSIHAVIGPNGAGKTSLLNCISGLYRPQEGEIRLHDGVELRNLISVRPSTIAGWGVARTFQNIELFRHMTVLENLMLGRHVHMKNRLLPALWYYGSARRQEIAHREVVEEVIDLMEIQAFRKQPVGALAYGIQKRVEMGRALCMQPSLLLLDEPMAGMNAEEKEDMARFVLDVNQLAGVTVVLIEHDMGVVMDVSDMVSVLDFGELVTSGSPEVVSADRRVIEAYLGEEHTV from the coding sequence ATGTCGCGGGCATATAGATTCAACCTGAACGGCAGCAAGCTCGAACCGGGCTCATTGCAGCTCGAAGCACAGGGCGTCTCTCTCTCGTTCGGCGGTGTCCAGGCGCTGCGCGACGTGGATCTGAATGTGCGGCAGGGGTCCATACACGCGGTCATCGGGCCCAACGGTGCCGGCAAGACGAGCCTTCTCAATTGCATCAGTGGCTTGTACAGGCCGCAAGAGGGTGAGATCCGGTTGCACGACGGTGTCGAGCTTCGGAACCTGATCTCCGTCCGACCGAGCACCATCGCCGGATGGGGGGTAGCCAGGACCTTCCAGAACATCGAGTTGTTCCGGCATATGACCGTCCTTGAGAATCTAATGCTGGGTCGGCATGTTCACATGAAGAACCGCCTGCTGCCCGCGCTCTGGTACTACGGGTCGGCCCGCCGCCAGGAGATTGCCCATCGTGAGGTCGTCGAAGAGGTGATTGACCTCATGGAGATTCAGGCTTTCCGTAAACAGCCGGTCGGCGCGCTTGCCTACGGGATCCAGAAACGAGTCGAGATGGGCCGTGCGCTTTGCATGCAACCCTCGCTGCTTCTGCTCGATGAGCCCATGGCGGGAATGAATGCTGAGGAGAAAGAGGATATGGCCCGGTTCGTCCTCGACGTGAACCAATTGGCCGGAGTGACGGTGGTGCTGATCGAGCATGACATGGGAGTGGTGATGGACGTGTCGGACATGGTCAGTGTTCTCGACTTCGGGGAGCTGGTCACTTCGGGCAGCCCGGAGGTTGTGTCGGCGGACCGGCGCGTGATCGAAGCGTACTTGGGCGAGGAGCACACGGTTTGA
- the hemW gene encoding radical SAM family heme chaperone HemW produces MQPDGVELADSAAAWSGAYVHVPFCARVCPYCDFNVVAGRDDLQHRYESAVLAEIEGEPAWRPLDSVAFGGGTPSRLPGRSLSAIVLAMRQRFGLVEGAEVSLEANPEDWSEPLAESLIAGGFNRVSFGAQSFDPGVLADLGRLHDPADIENGVNGARRAGFRSISLDLMFGTPGESMESWLGSVERALALEPDHLSLYALTVERGTALSRAIRDGAPAPDEDDQADKYETAQELLAAAGFIRYEVSNFARPGHACLYNLLTWAQGEYLAFGPGAHGHRAASRYRNIHRLDAYLDAVEAGIRPEQGRDHPGSWEREQERLMLGLRRTAGAVAGCAGEALLESEWGRRLVGAGVLGSFGGRIVVEKPLLGNDVARAVLALAPIDC; encoded by the coding sequence ATGCAGCCCGACGGCGTCGAGCTCGCCGACTCGGCAGCTGCCTGGTCGGGTGCCTACGTTCATGTTCCTTTCTGTGCGCGGGTCTGCCCCTATTGCGACTTCAACGTCGTTGCCGGCCGCGACGACCTCCAGCACCGATACGAATCGGCTGTCCTGGCGGAGATAGAAGGCGAACCTGCCTGGCGGCCTCTCGACTCCGTGGCTTTCGGAGGCGGCACCCCGAGCCGGCTTCCTGGTCGATCGCTTTCTGCCATCGTTCTCGCGATGCGGCAGCGGTTCGGCCTCGTCGAAGGTGCAGAAGTGAGCCTCGAAGCGAATCCTGAGGACTGGTCGGAGCCCCTGGCGGAGTCGTTGATTGCCGGCGGATTCAATCGGGTGTCGTTCGGAGCTCAGTCGTTCGACCCCGGCGTTCTGGCGGACCTCGGCCGGCTTCACGATCCGGCCGACATCGAGAACGGTGTGAACGGTGCGAGACGGGCCGGATTCAGATCGATCAGTCTCGACCTCATGTTCGGCACTCCGGGAGAGTCGATGGAGTCTTGGCTGGGATCGGTGGAACGAGCCCTCGCGCTCGAGCCGGATCATCTCTCGCTGTACGCCCTGACGGTGGAGCGGGGTACGGCTCTGAGCAGGGCCATCAGGGACGGCGCTCCTGCTCCGGACGAGGACGATCAAGCCGACAAGTACGAAACCGCGCAGGAGTTGCTGGCGGCCGCCGGGTTCATTCGGTACGAGGTGAGCAACTTCGCTCGTCCCGGTCATGCCTGCCTGTACAACCTGCTCACTTGGGCACAAGGCGAATACCTGGCATTCGGTCCGGGTGCCCACGGACATCGCGCAGCGTCCCGATACAGGAACATTCACAGGCTGGATGCCTATCTGGACGCGGTCGAAGCCGGGATTCGTCCGGAGCAGGGGAGAGATCACCCCGGCTCCTGGGAGAGGGAACAGGAACGGTTGATGCTCGGTCTCCGCCGGACCGCCGGCGCCGTGGCCGGGTGTGCCGGCGAAGCTCTTCTGGAGAGTGAGTGGGGTCGCCGCCTTGTCGGCGCCGGAGTTCTGGGTTCGTTCGGCGGCCGGATCGTCGTTGAGAAACCGTTGCTCGGCAACGACGTCGCAAGAGCGGTCTTAGCACTCGCACCCATCGACTGCTAA
- a CDS encoding RsmE family RNA methyltransferase, protein MAHVPHLLLPDPWGEDGIELNAAQRDHLAKVLRRSPGATVSYTDGAGRRGEGTWEGDVVARGIEEIAARPSPVLCLAVAPPRSRDRARFIVEKLAELGVDELCWLKARFGQDDPPSAEKARAWSIAALEQSRGSWLMDVSGPVSLDQLTGVLVVTDLTGSDAVPLGASRYTVLVGPEGGFHESEIPEHAARLQLSDRVLRTETAAIVSAALILKGLDR, encoded by the coding sequence ATGGCTCACGTACCTCATCTGCTCCTGCCGGATCCGTGGGGCGAGGATGGGATCGAGCTGAATGCGGCGCAGCGTGACCATCTGGCCAAAGTCTTGCGCCGTTCCCCGGGTGCAACCGTCTCCTATACAGACGGCGCCGGTCGTCGAGGAGAAGGCACCTGGGAGGGAGATGTTGTTGCGCGGGGCATCGAGGAGATCGCGGCGCGTCCCTCTCCCGTGCTCTGTCTGGCCGTTGCGCCGCCGCGTTCTCGGGATCGTGCGCGGTTCATCGTCGAGAAACTCGCCGAACTGGGAGTCGATGAGTTGTGCTGGCTGAAGGCGCGGTTCGGGCAGGACGACCCACCAAGTGCCGAGAAGGCCAGAGCCTGGTCCATCGCCGCCCTCGAGCAGTCGCGCGGGTCGTGGTTGATGGACGTGTCGGGACCCGTTTCGCTCGATCAATTGACCGGGGTGCTGGTAGTGACCGATCTCACTGGAAGTGACGCCGTGCCACTTGGAGCATCCCGCTACACGGTACTGGTTGGACCCGAGGGTGGTTTCCACGAAAGTGAGATTCCCGAGCATGCGGCCAGGCTCCAGCTATCTGATCGGGTGCTGCGAACCGAGACTGCTGCCATCGTGAGTGCAGCACTGATCCTAAAGGGACTAGACCGTTGA
- a CDS encoding branched-chain amino acid ABC transporter permease, with protein sequence MSNFIQLTLTGLANGAILAVAALGFVLIYKATGVINFAQGEFLLIGGYVIWAFTVAGLHWSIAILLALLVAVAMGMLIERLVLRPMVGESAISVIMVTVGLAAVLGALVQGIWGTTQESLDILPASSIALPSGGALPVNRLWAIGIAAVALTIFTVFFRKSHYGVAMRAVADDQQAAMVMGISVRRVFAMSWALAAVSAVIGGLLIASLIGRSSEIAVFGLIVFPVVIVGGLDSILGALVGGLIVGLLSQYTAGYFDPALRTVVPYVILVLVLLVKPYGLFGEERIERV encoded by the coding sequence ATGAGTAACTTCATCCAGCTGACTCTGACCGGTCTTGCCAACGGAGCAATCCTGGCGGTGGCTGCGCTCGGGTTCGTTCTGATCTACAAAGCGACGGGCGTGATCAACTTTGCGCAGGGCGAGTTCCTCCTGATCGGCGGATATGTCATCTGGGCCTTCACGGTCGCAGGCCTGCACTGGAGCATCGCGATACTCCTTGCGCTCCTCGTCGCCGTGGCGATGGGAATGCTGATCGAACGTCTCGTGCTTCGTCCGATGGTCGGAGAGAGTGCGATTTCGGTCATCATGGTCACCGTCGGCTTGGCCGCGGTGCTCGGCGCCCTGGTTCAGGGTATCTGGGGAACCACCCAGGAGTCTTTGGATATCCTGCCGGCCTCGTCGATCGCTCTCCCCAGCGGTGGGGCTCTGCCCGTCAATCGACTGTGGGCCATCGGGATCGCGGCGGTGGCTCTCACGATCTTCACGGTGTTCTTCAGGAAGTCCCATTACGGAGTGGCGATGCGGGCGGTCGCAGACGATCAACAGGCCGCCATGGTCATGGGGATCAGCGTTCGTCGGGTCTTTGCGATGTCCTGGGCTCTGGCGGCGGTCAGTGCCGTCATCGGGGGCCTGCTGATTGCAAGCCTGATCGGGAGATCCAGCGAAATCGCCGTTTTCGGCCTCATCGTGTTCCCGGTGGTGATCGTCGGTGGACTCGACTCCATTCTCGGCGCTCTCGTGGGAGGTCTCATCGTCGGTTTGTTGAGTCAGTACACCGCCGGGTATTTCGATCCGGCCCTCAGGACGGTCGTGCCGTACGTGATCCTCGTGCTGGTGCTGCTCGTCAAACCCTACGGCCTGTTCGGCGAAGAGCGGATCGAGAGGGTCTGA
- the hrcA gene encoding heat-inducible transcriptional repressor HrcA, translating into MLDERRSEVLRVLVEEYISSGEPVSSRAILECSKLDVSPATIRNDLAALDRDGMAIQPHTSAGRVPTGRAYRYYVDHLTPRRLRAPTRERIREFFSSVHQELGRLLKSTSELVADLSKYPAIVTGPGMAGEHVHSVSLVPLGGHAILMVLVSDAGRVGKEVLTLDGLVEPSVVDESERVLAAMLHGRLLAGVSSLRDEMPGGLAAGIREVVEAGLEAVGLSENSTRDVYVGGTSQMAELWGDLSTVHRVLGMLERDALVMSIMASAPPGTVIQIGEELPMNEKVDLAMVSTPYRVGGVAAGRIGVLGPMRMDYSRTISIVEEVSDNLADSLGS; encoded by the coding sequence GTGTTGGACGAGCGAAGATCTGAAGTTCTCAGGGTCCTTGTCGAGGAATACATTTCGTCAGGTGAGCCCGTCAGTTCCCGCGCCATTCTCGAGTGCTCGAAGCTCGATGTCTCGCCTGCGACGATCCGAAACGACCTGGCCGCGCTGGACCGCGACGGTATGGCAATCCAACCTCATACCAGTGCCGGGCGGGTTCCGACCGGTCGCGCCTACCGCTATTACGTCGATCATCTGACCCCCCGACGGCTGCGCGCTCCCACCCGCGAGCGGATCAGGGAGTTCTTCTCGTCTGTTCACCAGGAGTTGGGCCGGCTGCTCAAGTCGACCAGCGAGCTGGTGGCCGATCTCAGCAAGTATCCGGCAATCGTCACCGGTCCCGGCATGGCCGGTGAACACGTGCACAGCGTCAGCCTCGTACCCCTCGGCGGTCACGCCATTCTCATGGTGCTCGTGAGCGATGCCGGCCGGGTGGGCAAGGAGGTGCTGACCCTGGATGGCCTGGTTGAGCCGTCGGTTGTCGACGAATCCGAACGCGTACTGGCCGCAATGCTTCACGGCCGCCTTCTGGCCGGGGTTTCGAGCCTGCGTGATGAAATGCCGGGTGGTCTGGCAGCCGGCATTAGGGAAGTGGTCGAAGCGGGATTGGAGGCGGTTGGCCTATCCGAGAACTCGACTCGCGACGTCTATGTCGGCGGAACCAGCCAGATGGCCGAACTCTGGGGGGACCTGTCCACGGTTCACCGGGTCCTCGGGATGCTCGAACGGGATGCGCTCGTGATGAGCATCATGGCGTCTGCTCCTCCCGGAACCGTGATCCAGATCGGCGAGGAGCTTCCGATGAATGAAAAGGTCGACCTTGCGATGGTCTCGACCCCTTACCGGGTTGGGGGAGTTGCGGCGGGACGAATCGGTGTACTGGGGCCGATGCGAATGGACTACAGCAGGACCATCTCGATTGTTGAAGAGGTGAGCGACAATCTGGCCGACAGCCTCGGTTCCTGA
- a CDS encoding histidine triad nucleotide-binding protein produces MRDCVFCKIVAGEIPSSKVAETDRIYAFRDIEPHAPTHVLLVPKEHVLDSVADLGADDADWLAELMVLAAEVAREEGLEDGWRIVTNVGPAAGQTVFHVHFHLMGGWSDR; encoded by the coding sequence ATGCGCGATTGTGTCTTCTGCAAGATCGTCGCCGGCGAGATCCCCTCGTCAAAGGTTGCCGAGACAGATCGGATCTATGCGTTTCGCGACATCGAACCTCACGCTCCGACGCACGTCCTGCTGGTTCCCAAGGAACACGTCCTCGACTCGGTAGCGGACCTGGGCGCAGACGACGCGGACTGGCTGGCTGAACTCATGGTCCTGGCTGCAGAGGTCGCCCGGGAAGAGGGTCTCGAGGATGGATGGCGAATAGTCACCAACGTCGGGCCGGCTGCCGGACAGACTGTGTTTCACGTCCACTTCCATCTCATGGGTGGTTGGTCCGACCGATAA